CAGAGGTAATCATCAATGCTGTCATGCTTGCCGCCGTTCTGAAGACGCACGGTAACGTCGTGCAGATATTCAAAATATCGAGGTCTCAACATGGACATTAACCAGTTCCGGCGTGCTGCCGGTATTACTGAGCAACTGGCCGCGCGCTGGTACCCACATATCACCGCTGCCATGAATGAATTTGGCATTACTAAGCCAGATGACCAGGCGATGTTTATTGCGCAGGTCGGGCATGAGTCAGGAGGGTTTACCCGGTTACAGGAAAACTTCAATTACAGCGTTAACGGGCTGTCAGGTTTCATCCGCGCCGGACGCATCACGCCGGACCAGGCCAACGCGCTGGGCAGAAAAACATATGAGAAGTCTCTGCCTCTGGAACGCCAGCGCGCGATCGCCAATCTGGTGTACAGCAAGCGCATGGGCAACAACGGACCTGGCGATGGATGGAATTACCGTGGGCGCGGGCTTATTCAGATCACCGGTCTGAACAACTACCGGGATTGCGGCAACGGGCTGAAGGTTGATCTGGTAGCTCAGCCTGAACTGCTGGCGCAGGATGAATACGCGGCCCGTAGCGCGGCGTGGTTCTTCGCCAGTAAAGGTTGCATGAAATATACCGGCGATTTGGTGCGCATCACGCAGATCATTAACGGTGGCCAGAACGGTATCGACGACCGGCGTGCGCGGTACATCACTGCCAGCAAGGTGCTCTCATGAAAAGACTACTTTCTTTACTTATCCCAAGATGGGAGACAGATACTGTTGCCCTGCAGGAGACTGAGCGAGGATTGGAGATCGTTTGCAGTTATTCAGACATTGAACCTGGAGAGTGGTTTGATGGGATGTGTGAGCTGAAAACTTTCACATGGCTGAACTGGTCATGGCCTTATGGCGAGCCAATTAACGTTCGCCGTTTTCAGCCAAAGGTAAGCCTATGATCTGGGCATTCGTCAAAGCGTACTGGAAACAGTTGTTTATCGTGGCGATGCTTGCTGCTCTGGTGGTGGGTGGCATTGTTGCCTGGAATGTTCACGGTGATCGGCAGTATGCCGCCGGGTATGCGCAAGCGCAGGCAGACCAGAAACAGGCTGATGATAAGGCCAGGTCACAACGTGATCAGGAGAAAACACAAATTGAACGTGAAGCACAATCCCGTATCGATGTGGCGCGTGTTGATGCTGAGCATGCTAATAACGCTGCTGACGGCCTGCGCGCCGAGCTTGACAAAACCAAGCGACTCGCCGAACACTATACCGGATCTTTCCCCACTGGCACGCCAGCCAGCAAGGTCATCGGTGTGCTCGCCGACATGCTTGAAGAAAGCAACCGATCTTACATCGCAGCAGCAGAAGAGGCTGAGCGATATCGGTCTGCAGGACTCACATGCGAGCGACAGTACGACTCCCTGAAAGCGGGGTACTGATTTTCTGTGACGGTATATAAAACGGTATGAAAAATTTCGTTTATTTAAAAGTTGTTGCCAGTCAATTGCTTATGGTGTCCGTAAATAATTGAGTGGGAATGATTAACAGCTAACTCATAGCAACTCATTCCTATTCAGATACTAATTCAACCCTCTGTTTTTGCAGAGGGTTTTTGTTTTTATGTATTCATTTCTATTCACTCTACACCATATTTTTTGGCGGTACAGGTGACGGTAT
This Bdellovibrio bacteriovorus DNA region includes the following protein-coding sequences:
- a CDS encoding DUF2514 family protein, translated to MIWAFVKAYWKQLFIVAMLAALVVGGIVAWNVHGDRQYAAGYAQAQADQKQADDKARSQRDQEKTQIEREAQSRIDVARVDAEHANNAADGLRAELDKTKRLAEHYTGSFPTGTPASKVIGVLADMLEESNRSYIAAAEEAERYRSAGLTCERQYDSLKAGY
- a CDS encoding glycoside hydrolase family 19 protein, producing MDINQFRRAAGITEQLAARWYPHITAAMNEFGITKPDDQAMFIAQVGHESGGFTRLQENFNYSVNGLSGFIRAGRITPDQANALGRKTYEKSLPLERQRAIANLVYSKRMGNNGPGDGWNYRGRGLIQITGLNNYRDCGNGLKVDLVAQPELLAQDEYAARSAAWFFASKGCMKYTGDLVRITQIINGGQNGIDDRRARYITASKVLS